The genome window CATTTTCTCTTCGGGAATGATGCGGCACCCGCCGGCGCCGTGGCTGCCGTGCGTGATCGTGCCCTTCGTGCCGATGACGACGGCCCCGGTGCCGGGCGGGTTGCGGTCGGCCTCCAGTTCCGGCGGCCGGGGAATCCGGTTGTTGCCGTCGTACCAGACGAGCGTGACGGGACCGCGGTTGCCCTTGGCCGGAAATTGGAACGTGATCTTCGTGGCCGGCGGATAGCACAGGGCGTGCTGGACAGGGTCGTACCCCTCGACCTCGGCCCGCACCGTGGTCGGCGCGCCAAGGTCCAGCGCCCAGAACGACGGGTCCACCACGTGGCAGACCCAGTCGCCGAGGCAGCCGGAGCCGAACGGCATCCACCCTCGCCAGTTAAACGGCAGGAAGACGGGGTTATACGGCCGGGACTGGGCCGGGCCGAGCCAGAGATCCCAGTCCAGGTGCTCGGGCACAGGGGGACTCTTCGCCAGTTCCGGCAACTTGTTGATCTGGCAGTAGACGTCCTTGTAGGCGTCGCAGCCGGCGTGGATTTCCTTGACCTCGCCGATGGCGCCGTCCCGGATCCACTCGCAGAAGAGGCGGATGTGCTCGGACGAGTGGCCTTGGTTCCCCATTTGCGTGACGACGCCGGCCTCGCGAGCGACCTTCATCATCTCGCTGACTTCCCAGATGGAGTGGGCGAGCGGCTTCTCGCAGAAGACGTGCTTGCCGCGCTTCATCACCGCCA of Planctomycetota bacterium contains these proteins:
- a CDS encoding Gfo/Idh/MocA family oxidoreductase produces the protein MRTKMTRRQFVRTVGAGAAAFHVVGAHVLGGEGKRPPSRTLTLAGIGCGGQGGGDIGAIAGRGHNFVALCDVDDQRAAGTYKRFPQAKTYRDFRKMLDAHAKEIDGVVVGTPDHTHAVAAVAVMKRGKHVFCEKPLAHSIWEVSEMMKVAREAGVVTQMGNQGHSSEHIRLFCEWIRDGAIGEVKEIHAGCDAYKDVYCQINKLPELAKSPPVPEHLDWDLWLGPAQSRPYNPVFLPFNWRGWMPFGSGCLGDWVCHVVDPSFWALDLGAPTTVRAEVEGYDPVQHALCYPPATKITFQFPAKGNRGPVTLVWYDGNNRIPRPPELEADRNPPGTGAVVIGTKGTITHGSHGAGGCRIIPEEKMKAYKLPEKTIPRVAGHHADWCDAILEGRKAGSDFHDYGGPLTQIGLLGAIAIRYPTQTLEWDAKAMRFTNFADANQHVKPAFRQGWSL